Proteins found in one Magnolia sinica isolate HGM2019 chromosome 5, MsV1, whole genome shotgun sequence genomic segment:
- the LOC131247010 gene encoding uncharacterized protein LOC131247010 has translation MDPLKYLFEKPALTDRIAKWQLLLSEFDITYVTQKAIKGQALTDHLAVHSLPDYQPLKTFFPDEDILLIEGKEERKAGEWTLFFDGAANSKGSRVGAILYSPDDVSIPISRRLAFNYINNAAEYEACITGLKEAIILNVKRLRVFRDSQLIINQTNSKWRTKDEKLIPYHVYLENLSEEFDEVTFSYMPRAKNQFADALTTLASMLEIPKGIFEWGLTVELQEEPAFCLQIDEVEASPSSHPWYTDIKEYLKHHKYLKEATSIDRRTI, from the coding sequence ATGGATCCATTAAAATACCTATTCGAAAAGCCAGCACTAACAGACAGAATCGCGAAATGGCAACTGCTACTCTCTGAATTCGACATCACCTATGTTACTCAGaaagcaatcaaagggcaagcactGACCGACCACCTAGCAGTACACTCCCTGCCTGATTATCAAccattgaagaccttcttccctgacgAAGACATCCTCCTGATCgagggaaaagaagaaaggaaggcagGAGAATGGACTCTCTTCTTCGATGGAGCCGCCAATTCAAAAGGAAGCAGAGTGGGAGCAATTCTCTATTCCCCTGATGACGTCTCGATTCCCATCTCTAGGCGCTTAGCATTTAATTACATAAACAATGCGGCCGAATATGAAGCATGTATCACCGGTCTAAAAGAAGCCATCATCCTTAATGTGAAAAGATTGCGGGTCTTCAGAGATTCGCAACTCATCATCAACCAGACAAACAGTAAATGGAGGACTAAGGATGAAAAGCTGATCCCTTATCACGTCTATCTGGAGAATCTAAGCGAGGAGTTTGATGAAGTTACATTCTCATACATGCCCCGAGCCAAAAATCAATTCGCAGATGCACTCACTACCCTTGCTTCAATGCTAGAGATTCCTAAAGGAATTTTTGAGTGGGGGCTTACCGTAGAGCTTCAAGAGGAGCCTGCCTTCTGTCTGCAGATTGATGAAGTAGAAGCCTCCCCTAGCAGCCATCCTTGGTACACGGACATTAAAGAATATCTCAAGCACCATAAATATCTTAAAGAAGCTACATCAATCGATCGTCGTACTATCTAA